The following proteins are co-located in the Noviherbaspirillum sp. UKPF54 genome:
- a CDS encoding EAL domain-containing protein translates to MNRVVTALMGTSGDESKLRLRLRLITAMSFCIALLFAGTLAALIMHVTIEHEQREAEVIAANQSSMLEERLARSLSATYALAAMLRNGRGEIDQFDQIASEMLKLYGGISSLQLAKDGIVSKVVPLGPNAKAIGHDLLKDPARNKEAFLALQTRSLTLAGPMELLQGGLAVVGRLPVFLPDGDGQDKFWGFVTALIRIPDLLISSGLPQLEHSGYRYELAYIPHGSEERVVFVRSGATPQHSPVVRRIDVPNGRWFLSIEPVEGWIDPEAPIYSAAAAVLLALLLAGFTHTVFKQPLVLARKVEQRTRELADANRALSIEIEERQRAQRDANQINRMYSVLSHTNGAIVRIGERDQLLEEICRIAVEYGGFPLARIALLDARGKRWRWVAQWGKDVSQPECDELIHAGLTSKVNTAHCATLSICSSRRREDMDSRPICSKARKAGFESHVVLQLRVAERVGGVFSLYAREPDSFDAAQLRLLEEMAEDLSFALSNIEGEAQRRKVEDNLRKLSRAVEQSASAVMITDRHGVIEYVNPWFTKINGYSADEIIGKTPHLLSSQETHPETYKRMWDTLKSGKEWTGELHNTKKNGELYWCLETISPLKNEDGEITHYVAVTEDISERKQNEQTIRNLAFHDPLTGLPNRRLFNDRLQQAIVARQRKDTPFALMLLDLDRFKTVNDTLGHDVGDALLKAVAARLTSGVRQGDTLARMGGDEFALLSVDIAQPEDTAHIAGKLVDALKAPFQLYGHELYVTGSVGVTLFPSDAADGDALIRNADIALYRAKDIGRNNFQFFTEDMNSAIMQRLQLENSMRSAIERNEFMLYFQPQVDIVSGRISGTEALIRWCHPTLGTVSPAKFIPLAEETGMIVQIGEWVLRTACAQAKAWQRAGTPMRVAVNLSARQFLHGDLAETIEGILEELQLPPALLEVELTEGILMEDTSQTGAILARLHRMGVQISIDDFGTGYSSLSYLKRLPIQVLKIDQSFVRDIHTDPDDRAIVTAVIALAHSMRLEVVAEGVETREQLSFLREYGCDVMQGYLFSKPVTGDDVLALLAADSRLSA, encoded by the coding sequence ATGAATCGCGTAGTAACGGCACTGATGGGAACGAGCGGCGACGAATCGAAGCTTCGCTTGCGCTTGCGCCTGATTACGGCCATGTCATTTTGTATCGCCCTGCTCTTCGCGGGCACGCTCGCGGCATTGATCATGCATGTAACGATCGAGCACGAACAGCGCGAGGCGGAAGTGATTGCTGCCAATCAGAGTTCCATGCTCGAAGAGCGCCTCGCCAGGTCCCTGTCGGCCACGTATGCTCTAGCCGCGATGCTACGCAACGGCCGTGGCGAAATCGATCAGTTCGATCAGATAGCCAGCGAGATGCTGAAACTGTACGGCGGCATCAGCAGCCTGCAACTTGCCAAGGACGGCATCGTATCTAAGGTCGTGCCGCTCGGCCCGAATGCCAAGGCGATCGGTCACGATCTGCTCAAGGACCCGGCACGCAACAAGGAAGCCTTTCTCGCACTGCAAACGCGGAGCCTGACGCTCGCCGGTCCGATGGAACTGCTACAGGGTGGTCTGGCGGTGGTCGGCCGCCTGCCGGTGTTCCTGCCGGATGGCGATGGGCAAGACAAATTCTGGGGCTTCGTCACGGCGCTGATCCGGATCCCCGACCTGCTCATCAGCAGCGGCCTGCCGCAGCTGGAACATTCGGGCTATCGCTACGAGCTGGCCTACATCCCGCATGGCAGCGAGGAACGCGTGGTGTTCGTGCGGTCCGGCGCAACGCCGCAGCATTCACCTGTGGTACGCCGCATCGACGTCCCCAACGGACGCTGGTTCCTCAGCATCGAACCAGTGGAAGGCTGGATCGATCCGGAAGCGCCGATCTATTCTGCCGCCGCTGCCGTGCTGCTGGCGCTACTGCTAGCAGGGTTTACCCATACGGTGTTCAAGCAACCGCTGGTGCTGGCTCGCAAAGTCGAACAACGCACACGGGAGCTGGCCGACGCAAACCGCGCGCTCTCCATAGAAATCGAAGAACGCCAGCGCGCCCAGCGCGACGCGAACCAAATCAACCGCATGTACAGCGTGCTCAGCCACACCAACGGTGCGATCGTTCGCATCGGCGAACGCGACCAGTTGCTCGAGGAAATCTGCCGTATCGCGGTCGAGTACGGCGGCTTTCCGCTGGCGCGCATCGCGCTGCTCGACGCACGAGGCAAGCGATGGCGCTGGGTCGCACAATGGGGCAAGGATGTCAGCCAGCCGGAATGCGACGAGCTGATTCACGCTGGCCTGACCAGCAAGGTGAATACCGCGCACTGCGCCACGCTCAGCATATGCAGCAGCCGCCGCCGGGAAGACATGGATAGCCGGCCGATCTGCAGCAAGGCGCGCAAAGCCGGCTTTGAATCGCATGTCGTGCTGCAGTTGCGCGTGGCTGAACGGGTCGGCGGCGTGTTTAGCCTTTACGCGCGCGAGCCGGACAGCTTTGACGCGGCACAACTGCGCCTGCTGGAGGAAATGGCGGAGGATCTTTCGTTTGCACTAAGTAATATCGAGGGCGAGGCGCAACGCCGGAAGGTGGAAGACAACCTGCGCAAGCTCTCGCGCGCAGTCGAGCAAAGCGCAAGCGCGGTCATGATCACCGACCGTCACGGCGTGATCGAGTATGTCAATCCTTGGTTCACCAAGATAAACGGATACAGCGCGGACGAAATCATCGGAAAAACGCCGCATCTGCTGAGCTCTCAGGAAACGCATCCCGAGACCTACAAGCGCATGTGGGATACCCTGAAGTCCGGCAAGGAATGGACCGGCGAACTGCACAACACCAAGAAGAACGGCGAACTATACTGGTGCCTCGAGACCATTTCGCCGCTCAAGAACGAGGACGGCGAAATCACGCATTATGTCGCGGTGACAGAAGACATCAGCGAACGCAAGCAGAACGAACAGACCATCCGCAACCTCGCCTTCCATGATCCGCTGACCGGCCTGCCCAACCGGCGCCTGTTCAATGACCGGTTGCAGCAGGCGATCGTGGCGCGCCAGCGCAAGGATACGCCGTTCGCCCTGATGCTGTTGGACCTGGACCGCTTCAAGACCGTCAACGACACGCTCGGTCACGATGTCGGTGACGCACTGCTCAAGGCCGTCGCCGCACGTCTGACCAGCGGCGTACGCCAGGGCGACACGCTGGCGCGTATGGGCGGCGATGAGTTCGCGCTGCTCAGCGTCGATATCGCGCAGCCGGAAGACACTGCGCATATCGCCGGCAAACTGGTCGACGCGCTGAAGGCGCCGTTCCAGCTGTACGGCCACGAATTGTACGTCACGGGCAGCGTCGGCGTGACGCTGTTCCCGTCCGACGCTGCCGACGGCGACGCACTGATCAGGAATGCCGACATCGCGCTCTATCGCGCCAAGGACATAGGGCGCAACAACTTCCAGTTCTTCACCGAAGACATGAATTCGGCGATCATGCAGCGGCTCCAGCTGGAGAACAGCATGCGCAGCGCTATCGAGCGTAACGAATTCATGCTGTATTTCCAGCCGCAAGTGGACATCGTCAGCGGCAGGATCAGCGGCACCGAGGCGCTGATTCGCTGGTGCCACCCGACGCTGGGCACAGTATCTCCGGCCAAATTCATTCCGCTGGCGGAAGAGACCGGCATGATCGTCCAGATCGGTGAATGGGTGCTGCGCACCGCTTGCGCGCAAGCCAAGGCGTGGCAGCGCGCCGGAACTCCCATGCGGGTAGCGGTCAACCTTTCGGCACGCCAGTTCCTGCACGGCGACCTGGCCGAGACCATCGAGGGCATCCTGGAAGAGCTGCAGTTGCCGCCCGCCCTGCTGGAAGTCGAACTGACAGAAGGCATCCTGATGGAAGACACCAGCCAGACCGGCGCCATCCTGGCGCGCCTGCATCGTATGGGCGTGCAGATATCGATCGATGACTTCGGCACGGGCTATTCGTCGCTGTCTTACCTCAAGCGCCTGCCGATCCAGGTACTCAAGATCGACCAGTCCTTCGTGCGCGACATTCATACCGATCCCGATGACCGTGCTATCGTCACGGCCGTCATCGCGCTGGCGCACAGCATGCGGCTTGAAGTCGTGGCCGAAGGCGTCGAGACGCGCGAGCAGCTCTCCTTTCTGCGCGAGTACGGATGCGATGTGATGCAGGGGTACTTGTTCAGCAAGCCTGTAACTGGCGACGATGTGCTCGCGCTGTTGGCAGCCGACTCGCGCCTGAGCGCGTGA
- a CDS encoding chemotaxis protein CheW, whose product MHTNTYVSPPGSEPDTAMADAGCADYLTYRASGRQYGAPLHKVLELRRMDEVRPRHRGDAIIGTIMVHGIDVPVVDLPAMLGLSRPLQENNAEVVILHSGDCLIGIAAECVIDVTTLCAAQMRLAPAIRMEDGAHYLLGIGKIEQRVLALLDVDKLLADLHPLKFAA is encoded by the coding sequence ATGCACACCAACACATACGTATCCCCGCCCGGCTCCGAGCCGGACACAGCCATGGCCGATGCGGGGTGCGCGGATTATCTGACGTATCGCGCCTCCGGCCGCCAGTACGGCGCCCCGCTGCACAAGGTATTGGAGCTGCGGCGCATGGACGAGGTGCGTCCTCGTCATCGCGGCGACGCAATCATCGGCACGATCATGGTGCACGGCATCGACGTGCCCGTCGTCGACCTGCCGGCCATGCTCGGCCTGTCCCGGCCGCTACAGGAAAACAACGCCGAAGTGGTGATTCTGCACAGCGGAGATTGCCTGATCGGGATCGCCGCCGAATGCGTGATCGACGTGACGACACTTTGCGCGGCGCAGATGCGGCTGGCGCCGGCGATCCGCATGGAAGACGGTGCGCACTACCTACTAGGCATAGGAAAGATTGAGCAGCGCGTGCTTGCACTGCTCGACGTCGACAAGCTGCTCGCCGACCTCCATCCTCTAAAATTCGCCGCCTGA
- a CDS encoding EAL domain-containing protein, producing MRKIIVSNLLLIMFLVGAASGFFVSNIGWWGLHRGAQDLDRLYDSSGAALKQLSDIEAQLQRSQELFLDVLRKQQLSPADKGALVHSDGEVRQQLGKLQHDPKRGDYWAQVSHLYNRVSNSRERVLALLDKDPAGALRMYAVDTASLSNQMFTELHQSLPQIIEASTRSYERGAEFNRDSRLTLLAMSMLATVFFCLTAALTYREARERRRKSAELDREHTLFRTLFEGTTDGVILRSKDRFIDCNRAALKLFAVPNVQAFAEMGLGQLQPMEQPDGALSAAALLEKIEESMLHGSQRFEWLFKSLDGREFPAEVTIDSAHLLDRSIAQLTVHDISRRKQNERSMRLANQAFENSLEGMTITDDKGNILTVNRAFTTITGYSLQEVVGRNPRMLSSGRQSQEFYKEMWEAIGQSGKWQGEIWNIRKNGDIYPQWLNISRVVDDHGRVTNYVGVFSDISERKSAEERILHQVYYDQLTDLPNRVLFSDRLNQVMNQAKRNSDLRFAVMFLDLDRFKLVNDSMGHDAGDQLLQQAAHRLRGSVRSADTVARMGGDEFTIVLSEVRSPKDACSVAQKILDAFRAPFQLDGEEVYVSVSIGISVYPDDGASTDILLKNADMAMYRAKSSGGSWYELYDEGLGTQASQRLAMETALHKAIERNELELHYQPQFDCNTSKLVGFEALLRWRHPERGLLAPEAFLNIAEETGLIVQIGEWVLRTACTQAQAWRKEFPGHRLMAINLSGRQFQSADLARQVSLALQHSGLPHFCLELEITESVVMHDLDASIAIMHQMADLGVQFSIDDFGTGHSSLAYLKKLPLHALKIDSSFIRDIVSDQDDAAIVGAIVAMSNKLGLRVVAEGIEDKAQLDLLKAYKGIVGQGYLMGRPQTAEAISKMIADGRPKSAFA from the coding sequence ATGCGCAAGATCATCGTTTCAAACCTGTTGCTGATCATGTTCCTGGTGGGTGCGGCTTCGGGTTTCTTTGTCAGCAATATTGGCTGGTGGGGGCTGCACCGGGGCGCGCAGGATCTCGACCGCCTATACGACAGCAGCGGCGCGGCCCTCAAGCAACTATCCGACATCGAGGCACAGCTGCAGCGTTCGCAGGAACTATTTCTCGACGTGCTCCGCAAGCAGCAGCTATCCCCCGCCGACAAGGGTGCACTGGTCCATTCCGACGGCGAAGTTCGCCAGCAGCTCGGCAAGCTCCAGCACGATCCCAAGCGCGGCGACTACTGGGCGCAGGTGAGCCATCTGTATAACCGTGTATCGAACAGCCGGGAACGCGTGCTGGCGCTGCTCGACAAGGACCCGGCAGGCGCGTTGCGCATGTATGCCGTCGACACTGCCTCCCTGTCCAACCAGATGTTTACCGAGCTGCACCAGTCCCTGCCGCAGATAATCGAGGCCAGCACCCGGTCCTATGAACGCGGCGCCGAATTCAACCGCGACTCGCGCCTCACGCTGCTGGCGATGTCGATGCTGGCCACCGTCTTCTTCTGCCTGACCGCCGCCCTGACCTATCGCGAGGCACGGGAGCGCCGCAGGAAAAGTGCCGAACTGGATCGCGAGCACACATTGTTCCGCACGCTGTTCGAAGGCACCACCGACGGCGTGATCCTGCGCAGCAAGGATCGCTTCATCGATTGCAACCGCGCCGCGCTCAAGCTGTTTGCCGTGCCAAACGTGCAGGCGTTCGCGGAAATGGGGCTGGGCCAGCTGCAGCCTATGGAACAGCCGGACGGCGCACTGTCGGCCGCAGCGCTGCTCGAAAAGATCGAAGAGAGCATGCTGCACGGCTCGCAACGCTTCGAATGGCTGTTCAAATCGCTCGACGGCCGGGAGTTTCCGGCCGAAGTCACGATCGACTCGGCGCACCTGCTCGACCGCTCCATTGCGCAACTGACGGTGCACGATATTTCGCGTCGCAAGCAAAACGAGCGCTCGATGCGCCTGGCCAACCAGGCCTTCGAGAACTCGCTGGAAGGCATGACCATCACCGACGACAAGGGCAACATCCTCACCGTCAACCGCGCCTTCACAACGATCACCGGCTATAGCCTGCAGGAAGTGGTCGGCCGCAATCCGCGCATGCTCAGCTCCGGACGGCAGAGCCAGGAATTCTACAAGGAGATGTGGGAAGCCATCGGACAGAGCGGCAAGTGGCAGGGCGAGATCTGGAATATACGCAAGAACGGCGACATCTACCCGCAGTGGCTCAACATCAGCCGCGTGGTCGACGACCATGGCCGTGTCACCAATTACGTCGGCGTGTTTTCCGACATTTCCGAGCGCAAGTCGGCGGAGGAACGGATCCTGCACCAGGTGTACTACGACCAGTTGACCGACCTGCCGAATCGGGTGCTGTTCAGCGACCGACTCAACCAGGTGATGAACCAGGCCAAACGCAACTCCGACCTGCGCTTCGCCGTGATGTTCCTGGACCTCGACCGCTTCAAACTGGTCAACGACAGCATGGGGCACGATGCCGGCGACCAGCTGCTGCAACAGGCCGCGCATCGCCTGCGTGGCAGCGTGCGCAGCGCCGACACGGTGGCGCGCATGGGCGGCGACGAGTTCACCATCGTGCTGTCGGAAGTCAGGAGCCCGAAGGATGCCTGCAGCGTTGCGCAAAAGATCCTGGACGCCTTCCGTGCGCCGTTCCAGCTCGATGGCGAGGAAGTGTACGTCTCCGTCAGCATCGGCATCAGTGTCTATCCGGACGACGGCGCCAGCACCGACATCCTGCTCAAGAACGCCGATATGGCGATGTACCGCGCCAAGAGTTCAGGTGGCTCCTGGTACGAGCTGTATGACGAAGGGCTCGGCACCCAGGCCAGCCAGCGCCTGGCGATGGAGACCGCGCTGCACAAGGCCATCGAGCGCAACGAGCTGGAGCTGCACTACCAGCCGCAGTTCGACTGCAACACCAGCAAGCTGGTCGGATTCGAGGCGCTGCTGCGCTGGCGCCATCCGGAACGCGGCCTGCTGGCGCCGGAAGCCTTCCTCAACATCGCCGAGGAGACCGGCCTCATCGTCCAGATCGGCGAATGGGTGCTGCGCACCGCATGCACCCAGGCCCAGGCCTGGCGCAAGGAGTTCCCCGGTCACCGGCTGATGGCAATCAATCTCTCGGGCCGCCAGTTCCAGAGCGCGGACCTGGCGCGCCAGGTCTCGCTAGCGCTGCAGCACAGTGGCCTGCCCCATTTCTGTCTGGAACTGGAAATCACCGAAAGCGTGGTGATGCACGATCTCGACGCCTCGATCGCTATCATGCATCAGATGGCCGATCTGGGCGTGCAGTTCTCGATCGACGATTTCGGTACCGGGCACTCGTCGCTGGCGTATCTCAAGAAGCTGCCGCTGCATGCGCTCAAGATCGACAGCTCCTTCATCCGCGATATCGTCAGCGACCAGGACGACGCGGCCATTGTTGGCGCCATCGTCGCCATGTCCAACAAGCTCGGCCTGCGCGTCGTCGCGGAAGGCATCGAGGACAAGGCGCAGCTCGACCTGCTCAAGGCATACAAGGGCATCGTCGGCCAGGGCTACCTGATGGGCCGGCCGCAGACCGCGGAGGCCATCTCGAAAATGATCGCCGACGGCAGGCCCAAGTCCGCGTTCGCCTGA
- a CDS encoding c-type cytochrome, translating into MKLPALLAAAVLALAACSDSPKPPASAAATTEAAPPSAETLELGRRIYNFRCYFCHGYSGNAQTLASSYLEPRPRDFTAITPQQLPRERMLESIRHGRPGTAMKSFSDILQPNEIEAVADFIRQEFMVSKARNTAYHTRENGWANHEQYSAAFPFATGKIKLDTPPEQLTSEQRAGRRLFMSSCVSCHDRGKVTNEGTPWDSRPLSYPRMGFAPGDWPPKDVDAITSATPYHLHDRIPKIADLTSLEKRGETLFQKNCAFCHAADGTARNWIGSFLEPHPRDLTAPEFMRNMTRARLAGVIRDGLPGTSMPAWKSVLNDADIQALTAYISRAFHPVADDAMRAAPEQR; encoded by the coding sequence ATGAAATTGCCAGCATTACTGGCGGCAGCCGTCCTAGCGCTCGCCGCCTGCAGCGACTCACCGAAACCGCCAGCTTCGGCAGCAGCTACCACCGAAGCAGCCCCGCCCAGCGCCGAGACGCTCGAACTGGGAAGGCGCATCTACAACTTCCGCTGCTATTTTTGCCACGGCTACTCCGGCAATGCGCAGACGCTGGCCAGCAGTTATCTGGAGCCGCGCCCGCGCGACTTCACTGCCATCACGCCGCAACAACTGCCGCGCGAGCGGATGCTGGAATCGATCCGCCATGGACGCCCGGGCACGGCGATGAAAAGCTTTTCCGACATCCTGCAACCGAACGAAATCGAGGCGGTCGCCGATTTCATCCGGCAGGAATTCATGGTCTCAAAAGCAAGAAACACCGCCTACCATACCCGGGAAAACGGCTGGGCCAACCATGAACAGTATTCAGCCGCATTTCCGTTCGCGACCGGCAAGATCAAACTCGACACGCCGCCGGAGCAGCTCACGTCCGAACAGCGTGCCGGACGCCGCCTGTTCATGTCGAGCTGCGTGAGCTGCCATGATCGCGGCAAGGTGACGAACGAAGGCACGCCATGGGATTCGCGGCCGCTGTCCTATCCGCGTATGGGTTTTGCGCCCGGGGACTGGCCGCCCAAGGACGTCGACGCCATCACTAGCGCCACGCCCTATCACCTGCATGACAGAATACCGAAGATCGCCGACCTGACGTCGCTTGAAAAACGTGGCGAGACGCTGTTCCAGAAAAACTGCGCGTTCTGCCATGCCGCGGACGGGACCGCGCGCAACTGGATCGGCAGCTTCCTGGAACCGCATCCGCGCGACCTGACCGCGCCCGAGTTCATGCGCAACATGACCAGAGCACGCTTGGCCGGCGTCATCCGCGACGGCCTGCCCGGCACCTCCATGCCGGCCTGGAAGTCGGTGCTCAACGATGCGGATATCCAGGCGCTCACCGCCTACATTTCGCGTGCATTTCATCCGGTTGCGGATGATGCCATGCGCGCCGCCCCCGAGCAGCGCTAG
- a CDS encoding cytochrome c, with protein sequence MSSSDGKINPAAIYHNYCSVCHGDKGDGNSRARGSLNPPPRDFTSPTASQLTRDYMIAIVKGGKAGTAMVGWQSQMNQKEIEAVVDYVRANFMPANISNDMNRGRLVYAKNCSVCHGDKGDGRSRAQASLNPPPRDFTAPAAKTDLSKERMLKSVTYGRPETAMAGFQTQLSADDINAVVDYIRSSFMGMTSIEGISGTRHGKGSPAPGAHGMPGVGMAGAMAMSPQHTPAKSLSADMKAPLPHSLKGDAVKGAAFYMSNCATCHGTTGDGRGPRAYFIMPKPRNFLHPASRQELNRVALFNAISSGKLGTEMPAWDKVLTQQEIADVAEFVFQRFIQPPAGTGKQAKIK encoded by the coding sequence GTGAGCTCGAGCGACGGAAAAATCAACCCGGCCGCGATCTACCATAACTACTGCTCGGTCTGCCACGGCGATAAGGGTGACGGCAATAGCCGCGCGCGCGGCAGCCTCAACCCGCCACCGCGCGACTTCACCTCACCGACCGCGTCGCAACTTACGCGCGACTACATGATTGCCATCGTCAAGGGCGGCAAGGCCGGCACCGCCATGGTCGGCTGGCAGTCGCAGATGAACCAGAAGGAAATCGAGGCGGTGGTCGACTACGTGCGCGCCAACTTCATGCCTGCCAATATTTCGAACGATATGAATCGCGGCCGACTCGTATACGCCAAGAACTGCTCGGTCTGCCACGGCGACAAAGGCGATGGCAGGAGCCGCGCACAGGCCAGCCTGAACCCGCCGCCGCGCGATTTCACCGCGCCTGCAGCCAAGACCGACCTGTCCAAGGAGCGCATGCTCAAGTCGGTTACTTACGGCCGCCCGGAAACCGCGATGGCCGGTTTCCAGACACAACTGAGCGCGGACGACATCAATGCGGTGGTCGATTACATCCGATCCAGCTTCATGGGCATGACGAGCATCGAAGGCATTTCCGGCACGCGCCATGGTAAGGGCTCCCCCGCACCAGGCGCACATGGCATGCCCGGAGTAGGCATGGCAGGCGCGATGGCGATGTCGCCGCAACACACGCCGGCCAAGTCGCTGTCGGCCGATATGAAAGCGCCGCTCCCGCATAGCCTGAAAGGCGATGCCGTCAAGGGTGCGGCCTTCTACATGAGCAATTGCGCCACCTGCCATGGCACCACTGGCGATGGTCGCGGCCCACGCGCCTACTTCATCATGCCGAAGCCGCGCAACTTCCTGCATCCGGCTTCGCGCCAGGAACTGAATCGTGTCGCGCTGTTCAATGCCATATCCTCTGGTAAGCTCGGCACCGAAATGCCGGCCTGGGATAAGGTGCTGACGCAACAGGAAATCGCCGATGTGGCCGAATTCGTGTTCCAGCGCTTCATCCAGCCGCCTGCCGGCACCGGAAAACAAGCGAAGATCAAATAA
- a CDS encoding 6-bladed beta-propeller: MRKLPSPKVLVIALACAFLGAGCAVQTQAPAENAPLVFPAPPDEPRFIFERTLYSSADVEKEDKSADLRRAMTGEARTGEGLGKPYGVAVYHGRVYVSDSAKRAVVVFDIPGQHFFKIGEDDPGRLLMPLGLDVDGNSNVYVVDSSLKVVQVYDKDGKFLRSIGERGDFSRPSGIAVDAEGKRIYVVDTGSVANEKHRVRVFDAQTGKHLLDIGKRGTGPGEFNLPRDVVIGRDGLLYVTDGGNFRVQVFRPDGTFVKTFGSIGRQGGQFSRPKEAAVDLDGNVYVIDSAFGNFQIFDAEGQLLLAVGSRSEKDDRAKYMLPSGIAVDGDGRVYVVDQYFRKVDVYRPAKLEQDAGFAVKREADQKK; the protein is encoded by the coding sequence ATGAGAAAACTTCCATCTCCCAAAGTATTGGTCATTGCACTTGCGTGTGCGTTTCTAGGCGCGGGTTGCGCCGTGCAGACGCAGGCGCCGGCGGAAAATGCGCCGCTGGTGTTTCCTGCGCCTCCTGATGAGCCGCGCTTTATCTTCGAGCGCACGCTGTATTCGAGCGCAGACGTCGAGAAGGAGGATAAGAGTGCGGATCTGCGTCGTGCCATGACCGGCGAAGCACGTACCGGCGAGGGGCTTGGCAAGCCATATGGTGTGGCGGTGTATCACGGGCGCGTTTATGTGTCCGATAGCGCCAAGCGCGCGGTAGTGGTGTTCGATATCCCGGGGCAGCATTTCTTCAAGATCGGGGAGGATGATCCTGGGCGTCTGCTCATGCCGCTCGGGCTCGATGTGGACGGCAACAGCAATGTCTATGTGGTCGACAGTTCCCTCAAGGTGGTCCAGGTTTACGACAAGGATGGCAAATTCCTGCGCTCGATCGGCGAGCGCGGCGATTTTTCCCGGCCGTCTGGTATCGCCGTCGATGCTGAAGGTAAGCGCATCTACGTAGTCGATACGGGGTCGGTCGCCAATGAAAAGCACCGCGTGCGTGTGTTTGATGCGCAAACCGGCAAGCATCTGCTCGATATTGGCAAGCGCGGTACCGGTCCTGGCGAATTCAACCTGCCGCGCGACGTCGTGATCGGGCGTGACGGTTTGCTTTATGTGACGGACGGCGGCAATTTCCGGGTGCAGGTGTTTCGGCCCGATGGCACGTTCGTGAAGACCTTCGGTTCGATCGGTCGGCAGGGTGGGCAGTTTTCCCGGCCCAAGGAGGCGGCGGTCGATCTGGATGGGAATGTCTATGTGATCGACAGCGCCTTCGGCAATTTCCAGATCTTTGACGCGGAAGGGCAGTTGCTGCTTGCCGTCGGTTCGCGCAGTGAAAAGGATGATCGCGCCAAGTACATGCTTCCTTCCGGGATTGCGGTGGACGGCGATGGCCGGGTGTACGTCGTGGATCAGTACTTCCGCAAGGTGGACGTCTATCGGCCGGCCAAGCTCGAGCAGGATGCCGGGTTTGCCGTGAAGCGGGAAGCCGATCAAAAAAAATAG
- a CDS encoding cytochrome c3 family protein: MTGVMAMLLIGAGFIASDASAGISNTKHNLSGSMTVAGRVNSFAPDAATTTGNGEICVFCHTPHGSDTGAAVPLWNRSLGAKGGATYKTYNSLGTSSLDGATAPVGSVSLACLSCHDGTQAMNVMINQPGSGGYNSGGQAWAGTWTGANQTGGTLAVSGQITYIGTDLTNDHPIGIQYAGGPKGTTTIPTTSGKGVYTSTMFRDADFQPANAQALNSMTVWWVDTERDANGAINPNGTREKTDMQLYTRTETGTGYTSAQPFVECASCHDPHTENVTFLRMTDGNKNSQICLSCHIK; encoded by the coding sequence ATGACGGGCGTAATGGCCATGCTGCTGATCGGCGCCGGTTTCATCGCGTCCGATGCGTCGGCCGGCATTTCCAACACCAAGCACAACCTGAGCGGCAGTATGACTGTGGCCGGTCGGGTGAACTCGTTCGCGCCGGATGCTGCAACCACGACCGGCAACGGCGAGATCTGCGTGTTCTGCCATACGCCGCACGGCTCGGATACCGGTGCCGCAGTGCCGTTGTGGAACCGCAGTCTCGGTGCAAAGGGCGGGGCGACGTACAAGACGTATAACAGCCTCGGCACCTCCAGCCTGGACGGCGCTACAGCGCCAGTGGGATCAGTCTCGCTCGCCTGCCTGTCGTGCCATGACGGCACGCAGGCCATGAACGTGATGATCAACCAGCCGGGCTCCGGCGGTTACAACTCGGGTGGTCAGGCATGGGCCGGTACCTGGACCGGTGCTAATCAGACTGGCGGTACGCTTGCGGTCTCCGGGCAGATTACGTATATCGGCACCGATCTGACCAACGATCACCCGATCGGCATCCAGTATGCGGGCGGTCCGAAAGGCACCACGACGATTCCGACGACATCGGGCAAGGGCGTCTACACGTCGACAATGTTCCGCGATGCGGACTTCCAGCCGGCGAATGCTCAGGCGCTTAACAGTATGACGGTCTGGTGGGTGGATACCGAGCGTGACGCCAACGGCGCCATCAACCCGAACGGCACCCGGGAAAAGACCGACATGCAGCTCTATACCCGTACCGAGACGGGAACCGGCTATACCTCGGCTCAGCCGTTCGTTGAATGCGCAAGCTGCCACGATCCGCATACCGAGAACGTGACCTTCCTGCGTATGACTGACGGTAACAAGAACAGCCAGATATGCCTTTCCTGCCATATCAAGTAA